In Desulfovibrio sp. 86, the following proteins share a genomic window:
- a CDS encoding protein MobC produces MNITAAQVKEIGLELARMKPAKVTLDGNRSLTVKETIFALAPTLERMKKRGFDTQEIAEKLHEKGIEIKPPTLAKYLNEFRRGKDKKKDTPPPPVQTEKAAPMSQPEKSARVSSGQFTVTPDMPLDEL; encoded by the coding sequence ATGAATATCACCGCAGCCCAGGTCAAGGAAATCGGATTGGAGCTTGCCAGGATGAAGCCCGCCAAAGTCACTCTGGACGGCAACCGCAGCCTGACCGTGAAAGAAACAATCTTCGCCCTGGCCCCGACACTGGAACGGATGAAAAAACGCGGCTTCGATACCCAAGAGATTGCCGAAAAACTCCATGAGAAAGGCATTGAGATAAAGCCGCCCACACTGGCAAAATACCTGAACGAGTTCAGACGCGGTAAGGACAAGAAAAAAGACACACCCCCGCCGCCCGTGCAGACGGAAAAGGCCGCGCCCATGTCGCAACCGGAGAAGTCCGCCAGGGTGAGTAGCGGACAATTCACCGTTACACCGGACATGCCGCTGGATGAATTGTAG
- a CDS encoding IS481 family transposase has protein sequence MESFNQNVIKHKTGLLNLAAELGNVSRACRIMGFSRDTFYRYQTARDAGGVEALFEVSRKKPNLKNRVEEATELAVLDFAIAFPAHGQVRASNELRKTGVFVSPSGVRSIWLRHDLASMKQRLNALEKKSAEEGIVLTEAQVQALERKKHDDEACGEIESHHPGYLGSQDTFYVGTIKGVGRIYQQTFVDTYSKWAAAKLYTTKTPITGADLLNDRVLPFFTSMEMGIIRMLTDRGTEYCGRLETHDYQLYLGINNIEHTKAKARHPQTNGICERFHKTILHEFYQVAFRRKLYNSLEELQADLDVWMEHYNIERTHQGKKCCGRTPLQTLLDGKQIWKEKVGQLN, from the coding sequence GTCATCAAACACAAGACCGGACTTCTCAACCTTGCTGCCGAACTCGGCAATGTCTCCAGAGCCTGCCGCATCATGGGCTTTTCCAGAGATACCTTCTACCGGTATCAAACAGCACGAGACGCCGGAGGCGTTGAAGCGCTGTTTGAGGTCAGCCGCAAAAAGCCCAACCTGAAAAATCGCGTGGAAGAGGCCACGGAACTGGCGGTGTTGGATTTTGCGATAGCCTTCCCTGCTCATGGGCAAGTGCGGGCCAGCAACGAACTGCGCAAAACCGGCGTATTTGTGTCGCCGTCAGGGGTGCGTTCCATCTGGTTGCGCCATGACCTGGCCTCAATGAAGCAGCGCCTGAACGCCCTGGAGAAGAAGTCCGCTGAAGAGGGCATTGTGCTCACCGAAGCCCAGGTACAAGCTCTGGAGCGTAAAAAACACGACGATGAGGCTTGCGGCGAAATAGAAAGCCATCATCCCGGATATCTCGGCAGTCAGGACACATTTTACGTCGGCACCATCAAGGGCGTCGGCCGTATTTATCAGCAAACCTTTGTGGATACCTACTCTAAGTGGGCGGCTGCCAAGCTCTACACTACCAAAACACCCATCACCGGAGCCGACCTGCTCAATGACCGGGTTTTGCCATTCTTCACTTCAATGGAAATGGGCATTATCCGCATGCTGACGGACAGGGGCACAGAGTACTGCGGCAGACTGGAAACGCATGACTACCAGCTTTATCTGGGCATAAACAACATAGAACACACCAAGGCCAAGGCGCGGCATCCGCAGACAAACGGCATCTGCGAACGTTTCCACAAGACCATCCTGCACGAGTTTTACCAGGTTGCCTTCCGGCGGAAACTGTATAACTCTCTGGAGGAACTGCAGGCCGATCTGGATGTCTGGATGGAACATTACAACATCGAAAGGACACATCAAGGGAAAAAGTGTTGCGGCAGAACGCCATTGCAAACACTCCTTGACGGAAAACAGATCTGGAAGGAAAAGGTCGGACAACTCAACTAA
- a CDS encoding TrkH family potassium uptake protein, giving the protein MLSLEAFSANKPVSIVDAFFVATSAVCVTGLSPIDVFSEFTIAGQWIIIALMQLGCLGIITYTTLIFYIIGKNISLRDRLAVQQSIVCSNVFSLRKFIKRIVFFVFAFECIGFIFLLLLSPKGVTAFDALFLAVSAFCNAGFAPWPDSLIPLRHCWSFQIVIMLLIVIGGLGFFVINEIVEKVQHSCKKSGYYNLFSTAESKKLSFYSKVVITTTIGMLASGSIFIFLSELGNTIWSDASLGERFLTACFQTVTSRTAGFATTDLVGFTDITLLMTVFLMFIGGSPSSAAGGIKTTTFRVLLASLAAQLKGRKQAVIQNRAMNSQIRNNAMLLFYYAILTILMGTFLLAITENGLTHHGAARIPLFSLFFEVVSAFSTTGLSLNITPLLTDWGKIVLCLVMFIGKLGPVWLITTIQQFHTEIAYAYPEESIPIG; this is encoded by the coding sequence TTGCTGAGCCTGGAGGCTTTTTCAGCAAACAAGCCTGTCAGCATTGTTGACGCTTTTTTTGTCGCGACCTCTGCCGTATGTGTCACGGGATTATCGCCAATTGACGTTTTTTCAGAATTTACTATTGCCGGGCAATGGATAATTATTGCTCTAATGCAGCTTGGATGCCTTGGCATAATAACTTACACCACGCTCATTTTTTATATTATCGGTAAGAATATATCGTTGAGAGACAGGCTTGCTGTGCAGCAATCCATCGTCTGCAGCAACGTATTCAGCTTACGAAAGTTCATAAAAAGAATCGTATTTTTTGTTTTTGCTTTTGAATGTATCGGCTTTATTTTTCTCTTATTGCTTTCTCCCAAAGGAGTGACGGCGTTTGACGCGCTTTTTTTGGCGGTTTCAGCTTTTTGCAATGCGGGATTTGCCCCATGGCCCGATAGTTTGATACCATTACGCCACTGTTGGAGTTTTCAGATCGTCATAATGCTTCTTATTGTCATAGGCGGGCTTGGTTTCTTTGTCATAAATGAGATAGTGGAAAAAGTGCAGCATAGCTGCAAAAAAAGCGGATACTATAATCTTTTTTCCACAGCAGAAAGCAAAAAGTTGAGCTTCTATAGCAAGGTAGTTATAACAACGACCATAGGAATGCTCGCTTCCGGCAGCATATTTATATTTCTGTCCGAGCTTGGCAATACAATATGGAGCGATGCCTCACTTGGAGAACGCTTTCTTACTGCATGCTTTCAAACAGTAACCAGCCGAACGGCCGGGTTTGCAACTACGGATCTGGTAGGGTTTACAGATATAACGCTGCTTATGACTGTATTTTTAATGTTCATTGGCGGATCACCGAGTTCGGCAGCTGGCGGAATTAAAACCACGACGTTTCGTGTCCTTTTGGCGAGCTTGGCTGCACAGCTCAAAGGAAGAAAGCAAGCCGTTATCCAAAACAGGGCTATGAACAGCCAGATACGCAATAATGCGATGTTGCTGTTTTACTATGCAATATTAACAATTCTCATGGGAACATTTCTCCTGGCTATTACGGAAAACGGGCTGACGCATCATGGCGCCGCACGTATTCCTCTTTTCAGTTTATTTTTTGAAGTAGTTTCGGCGTTCAGTACAACAGGATTATCGCTCAATATTACCCCCTTGTTGACTGACTGGGGAAAAATTGTTCTTTGTCTTGTTATGTTCATAGGCAAGCTCGGCCCGGTGTGGCTGATAACGACCATTCAGCAATTCCATACAGAAATCGCTTATGCCTATCCTGAAGAATCAATCCCAATAGGGTAA
- a CDS encoding potassium channel family protein translates to MKKTLEVGIIGLGKFGRQLGIVLTELGHNVLGVDIDPQRVHAVQDIFPQTYVADATDKTALDQLKLQSCDTVAVSVGSTMDSSILITLNLQEIGAKDILVKAVSAAHRKVLSKLGVGRVLEPEIDVATQVAYRLNTPGMLDLLPIGTGVLIQELIVDKWTGKSLAELKL, encoded by the coding sequence ATGAAAAAGACATTGGAAGTCGGGATTATCGGCCTGGGAAAATTTGGCAGGCAACTGGGCATCGTGCTTACAGAGTTGGGTCATAATGTACTAGGAGTAGATATTGATCCTCAACGTGTGCATGCCGTCCAGGATATTTTTCCACAGACTTATGTGGCGGATGCTACCGACAAAACAGCTCTGGACCAGTTGAAGCTTCAATCCTGTGACACTGTTGCGGTATCTGTAGGGAGCACAATGGATTCTTCCATTTTGATCACCTTGAACCTTCAAGAGATAGGAGCAAAAGATATTTTGGTAAAAGCGGTAAGCGCGGCTCACCGTAAAGTTCTTAGCAAACTAGGCGTAGGACGGGTGCTTGAGCCGGAAATAGACGTAGCCACCCAAGTGGCATATCGCCTGAACACCCCTGGGATGCTGGACCTGCTTCCAATTGGTACCGGAGTGCTCATCCAGGAACTTATTGTAGACAAATGGACAGGGAAGTCTTTGGCGGAGCTTAAATTGTAG
- the mobV gene encoding MobV family relaxase → MDKFKKEAVRGIQSHNNRERESHSNPDIDYERSGHNYDLHESASGNYAEAIQNRIDDLLLVKAVRKDAVHMCGLIVSSDSAFFEKLPPEETRRFFEESKAFLTEFVGAENVISAMVHMDEKTPHMHFLHVPVTPDGRLNAKEIYTRESLKKLQTELPRHLQSSGFDLQRGVEQEPGAKKKHLNTREFKQQQEALHSLEKETQAVNAELVQRQREESALQERLQSIERQAQEAEKMLSEQTDIPKASMLNFKSVLEAAQGIIEHQKKALAAKGIVDAQNEKLKADNEKLQAQAKELHDKVLGIELQHAEERQKINASIRSLNNTNQNLLARLEETEKFFRWNTDASMMRDEYEREQRQEAQRKAAEQKRLLEEIKQQERQQQADKERQAKELEQQKAAELERQRAEREQQRAQSLERRPRGMGMGR, encoded by the coding sequence ATGGATAAATTCAAAAAAGAAGCTGTGCGCGGCATCCAGAGCCACAACAACCGGGAGCGAGAAAGTCATTCCAACCCGGATATTGATTATGAGCGCAGCGGCCACAACTACGATCTGCACGAATCCGCCTCTGGAAACTACGCCGAGGCCATCCAGAATCGCATTGACGACCTCTTATTGGTGAAGGCCGTGCGGAAAGACGCCGTGCATATGTGCGGCCTCATCGTGTCCTCTGACAGCGCGTTTTTTGAAAAGCTCCCCCCGGAAGAAACCAGGCGTTTCTTTGAGGAAAGCAAAGCCTTCCTTACGGAGTTTGTCGGCGCGGAAAACGTCATTTCCGCAATGGTCCACATGGATGAAAAAACGCCGCACATGCACTTCCTGCATGTTCCGGTGACGCCGGACGGCCGACTGAACGCTAAGGAAATCTACACACGGGAAAGTCTGAAAAAGCTGCAAACCGAGTTGCCCCGGCATCTGCAAAGCAGTGGGTTTGATTTGCAGCGCGGCGTCGAGCAGGAGCCGGGAGCGAAGAAAAAACATCTGAACACTCGTGAATTCAAACAGCAGCAGGAGGCGCTTCATAGTCTGGAAAAAGAAACCCAGGCCGTGAACGCTGAACTGGTACAGCGCCAGCGGGAGGAGTCCGCATTGCAGGAGCGTTTGCAGTCCATTGAACGGCAAGCCCAGGAAGCGGAAAAAATGCTCTCCGAGCAAACGGACATTCCCAAGGCGTCAATGCTCAATTTCAAATCCGTGCTGGAAGCTGCCCAAGGGATAATCGAACACCAGAAAAAGGCATTGGCGGCAAAGGGCATCGTGGACGCGCAGAATGAAAAGCTGAAAGCCGATAACGAGAAATTGCAAGCCCAAGCCAAGGAGCTACACGACAAAGTTCTTGGCATTGAACTGCAGCATGCCGAAGAACGCCAGAAAATCAACGCGAGCATCCGAAGTTTGAACAACACCAATCAGAACCTTCTCGCCCGCCTGGAAGAAACCGAGAAGTTTTTCCGCTGGAATACAGACGCCAGTATGATGCGCGATGAATACGAGCGGGAGCAGCGGCAGGAAGCGCAACGGAAAGCGGCAGAGCAAAAACGGCTGCTCGAAGAAATCAAACAGCAGGAGCGCCAGCAGCAAGCGGATAAAGAGCGCCAAGCTAAAGAGCTTGAGCAGCAAAAAGCCGCAGAGCTTGAGCGGCAGCGGGCAGAACGCGAACAGCAGAGAGCGCAGTCATTGGAACGGAGGCCGCGCGGTATGGGCATGGGCCGTTGA